The Lysobacter sp. HDW10 genome window below encodes:
- the metB gene encoding cystathionine gamma-synthase — protein sequence MTTAHAASLEFTTRAVRAGIDCDTAFGAVTPPLVLSSNFTFAGFNEKRKYDYTRSGNPTRDLLGDALASLEGGFGGVITATGMGAISVVLNAVLSPEDTVVVPHDCYGGSWRLFNALASKGAFRLLTADFTQEASLNAALSAHPKLVWIETPSNPLLRVTDLEKVIQAARTVGALTCVDNTFLSPALQRPIEFGADVVVHSTTKYINGHSDVVGGAVIAANEALHAEFTWWANCLGLTASPFDSFLTLRGLRTLDARLRVHTENTQVLVDCLSAHPAVRNVNYPGLPLHPGHDIAARQQHGFGAMLSFELQGDTEADQVLAVRAFLDGLQCLTLAESLGGVESLVAHPATMTHAAMTPEARTAAGISNSLLRVSVGIEHADDLLADVNAGLARAARALASCKPKVAA from the coding sequence ATGACCACTGCACACGCCGCCTCACTCGAATTCACCACACGCGCAGTCCGCGCCGGCATCGATTGCGATACCGCATTCGGCGCGGTGACACCGCCCTTGGTGTTGTCTTCCAATTTCACCTTCGCGGGCTTCAACGAAAAGCGCAAATATGACTACACGCGCAGCGGCAACCCAACGCGCGATTTGCTCGGTGATGCGCTGGCGTCGCTGGAAGGTGGTTTTGGTGGTGTGATTACGGCCACCGGCATGGGTGCGATCAGCGTCGTTTTGAATGCCGTGTTGTCACCGGAAGACACGGTGGTGGTTCCGCACGATTGCTACGGCGGCAGTTGGCGTTTGTTCAACGCTTTGGCCAGCAAAGGTGCATTCCGTTTGTTGACTGCCGACTTCACGCAAGAAGCCTCGTTGAACGCGGCGCTCTCCGCACATCCAAAATTGGTGTGGATTGAAACACCCTCGAATCCGTTACTGCGCGTCACAGATCTTGAAAAAGTCATTCAAGCGGCGCGCACAGTCGGGGCCTTGACCTGTGTGGACAACACGTTCCTATCGCCCGCATTGCAGCGCCCTATCGAATTCGGTGCAGATGTCGTAGTGCATTCCACCACGAAATACATCAATGGCCATAGCGACGTGGTCGGTGGCGCAGTGATTGCTGCGAATGAAGCCTTGCACGCGGAGTTCACTTGGTGGGCCAATTGCCTGGGTCTGACGGCATCACCGTTTGATAGCTTTCTCACCTTGCGCGGCCTTCGCACCTTGGATGCGCGCTTGCGCGTGCACACCGAGAACACACAAGTCTTGGTCGATTGCTTGAGCGCACATCCGGCCGTGCGCAATGTGAACTATCCGGGTTTGCCGTTGCATCCGGGACATGACATTGCCGCGCGCCAACAACACGGTTTTGGCGCCATGCTTTCGTTCGAATTGCAGGGCGACACCGAGGCGGACCAAGTGCTCGCCGTGCGCGCATTTCTCGATGGCTTGCAGTGCCTGACCTTGGCCGAATCACTTGGCGGCGTGGAAAGTTTGGTGGCACATCCGGCGACCATGACGCATGCCGCCATGACCCCGGAAGCGCGCACAGCCGCTGGGATTTCGAACAGCCTGTTGCGTGTGTCGGTCGGAATCGAGCATGCAGATGACTTGTTGGCTGATGTGAACGCCGGTCTTGCACGCGCCGCACGTGCATTGGCATCCTGTAAACCAAAGGTCGCCGCATGA
- a CDS encoding homoserine dehydrogenase produces the protein MSVACLRPALEIHAAPRITVLGTGTVGRAFVARHVALKSRGVSVPEIAGIANTRGFCRVDRDCPNTVLNQLRESTARSEASWISSAEFGRGDIVVDASASDLIAQQHAGWLRGGAHVVTACKLGTGTSRVRWQDIRDAQTHTGTGYGDSATVGAGLPLIRTLRELSEGGDRITAVAGVLSGSLAYLMNNFDGMRPFSSFVRAAHQAGYTEPDPREDLSGEDVRRKVLILARAAGLALDVEDVQVESLVPAGLQDVSLETFNRRLPEIDPQMRARFARAHKKSEVLKHMGRFEFLTDGTLIARVGLVSLPASHAIASGAGTDNRVAIWTDRYCDNPLVIQGPGAGAEVTAGALMDDVLRIQRAH, from the coding sequence ATGAGCGTCGCCTGTTTACGTCCTGCGCTTGAGATCCACGCCGCACCGAGAATCACGGTGTTGGGCACGGGCACAGTCGGTCGCGCATTTGTCGCACGCCATGTGGCTTTGAAGTCGCGTGGTGTGTCTGTGCCGGAGATTGCAGGGATTGCAAACACGCGCGGATTCTGTCGCGTGGATCGTGATTGTCCTAATACCGTGTTGAATCAACTTCGTGAAAGCACGGCACGTTCTGAAGCGAGCTGGATCTCGTCTGCTGAATTCGGGCGAGGCGACATCGTGGTCGATGCAAGTGCGAGCGACCTCATCGCCCAGCAGCATGCAGGATGGTTGCGCGGCGGTGCACACGTTGTCACAGCCTGCAAGTTGGGCACAGGCACGTCGCGCGTGCGTTGGCAAGACATTCGCGATGCGCAAACCCATACAGGCACCGGCTACGGTGACAGCGCCACCGTTGGGGCGGGCCTGCCCTTGATTCGCACCTTGCGTGAACTCAGCGAAGGCGGGGATCGCATCACAGCGGTCGCGGGCGTGTTATCCGGATCGCTTGCTTATCTCATGAACAACTTCGACGGCATGCGACCCTTCTCGAGCTTTGTGCGCGCGGCCCATCAAGCGGGCTATACCGAGCCGGACCCGCGCGAAGATCTCTCCGGCGAAGACGTGCGACGGAAAGTACTCATTCTGGCGCGTGCCGCTGGTTTAGCACTGGATGTCGAAGACGTGCAGGTGGAATCGCTCGTGCCGGCGGGACTTCAAGACGTGTCACTGGAGACATTCAACCGACGTTTGCCTGAAATCGATCCGCAGATGCGCGCACGCTTTGCACGTGCGCATAAAAAATCGGAAGTCTTGAAGCACATGGGTCGCTTCGAATTTCTGACCGATGGCACCTTGATTGCACGCGTCGGTTTAGTGTCGCTGCCCGCATCGCACGCAATCGCATCGGGCGCTGGAACAGACAATCGCGTTGCGATTTGGACCGATCGATACTGTGACAATCCGCTCGTGATTCAAGGTCCTGGTGCGGGTGCAGAAGTTACAGCCGGTGCCTTGATGGATGACGTACTGCGTATTCAGCGCGCGCACTAA
- a CDS encoding L-serine ammonia-lyase has protein sequence MAVSTFDIYKIGIGPSSSHTVGPMRAAARFVAHHLVEQGLLDSVARIRAEVFGSLALTGRGHGTDKAVLMGLEGHEPNLIDPDIIPDALTRIRTSKSVRLGGTHDVAFNEKTDLIMNKRQKLPFHTNGMRFCAFDANGDEIATRDYYSVGGGFVVNQDEAAEDRIVPDTTPLKYPFNSGDELLEQCDRAQISIAQLMMANERAWRTDEEIIAGLRELWTAMQSCVARGIRETGTLPGGLHVPRRAPSLYVELQRRPEAGMSDPLTVLDWVNLYALAVNEENAAGGRVITAPTNGAAGIVPSVLHYYARFIPNANEQGVFDFLLTAAAVGILYKENASISGAEVGCQGEVGVACSMAAAGLAAALGGTPRQVENAAEIGMEHNLGLTCDPIGGLVQIPCIERNAMGSVKAINAARMAMRGDGSHKVSLDKVIKTMRDTGRDMQDKYKETSRGGLAVNVIEC, from the coding sequence ATGGCGGTCAGTACGTTCGACATTTACAAGATCGGCATCGGCCCGAGCTCTTCGCATACGGTCGGCCCCATGCGCGCGGCTGCACGCTTTGTCGCTCATCATTTGGTGGAACAAGGCCTGCTCGATAGCGTCGCGCGCATCCGCGCCGAAGTATTTGGCTCACTCGCCTTGACCGGCCGCGGACATGGCACCGACAAAGCCGTGCTGATGGGCCTTGAGGGCCATGAGCCCAACCTGATCGATCCCGACATCATTCCGGATGCCTTGACGCGGATTCGAACAAGTAAATCGGTGCGTTTGGGCGGCACACATGACGTTGCGTTCAATGAGAAAACCGATCTCATCATGAACAAGCGACAAAAGCTGCCCTTCCATACCAATGGCATGCGTTTCTGTGCGTTCGACGCGAATGGCGATGAAATCGCCACGCGTGACTACTATTCGGTCGGCGGCGGATTCGTCGTCAATCAAGATGAAGCGGCAGAAGATCGCATCGTGCCAGACACCACGCCGCTGAAATATCCCTTCAACAGTGGCGATGAATTGCTCGAGCAATGCGATCGCGCGCAGATCAGCATCGCGCAACTCATGATGGCCAACGAACGCGCATGGCGGACGGACGAAGAAATCATCGCAGGCCTGCGCGAATTGTGGACCGCGATGCAATCCTGCGTTGCACGTGGTATTCGCGAAACGGGCACGCTGCCGGGCGGCCTGCATGTGCCAAGACGTGCGCCGAGTCTCTACGTCGAATTGCAACGTCGTCCCGAAGCCGGCATGAGCGATCCGCTGACCGTGCTCGATTGGGTCAACCTGTATGCCCTCGCCGTCAATGAAGAAAATGCCGCGGGCGGACGCGTGATTACCGCGCCGACCAATGGTGCGGCGGGCATCGTGCCGTCCGTGCTGCACTACTACGCACGCTTTATTCCGAATGCCAATGAGCAAGGCGTATTTGATTTTCTCCTGACCGCGGCCGCCGTCGGCATTCTGTACAAAGAGAACGCCAGCATCAGTGGTGCGGAAGTGGGCTGTCAGGGCGAAGTCGGTGTGGCCTGTTCAATGGCCGCTGCAGGTTTGGCAGCCGCCTTGGGTGGCACGCCACGCCAAGTCGAAAATGCGGCAGAAATTGGCATGGAGCATAACCTTGGATTGACCTGTGATCCGATCGGCGGCCTCGTGCAGATTCCCTGCATTGAGCGCAATGCGATGGGCTCGGTCAAAGCAATCAACGCAGCACGTATGGCCATGCGTGGCGACGGTAGCCACAAGGTCAGCTTGGACAAAGTCATCAAGACCATGCGTGATACCGGCCGAGATATGCAAGACAAGTACAAAGAAACGTCACGCGGTGGTCTCGCCGTCAACGTCATCGAGTGCTGA
- a CDS encoding glutaredoxin family protein: MLYQRDYCHLCDLALAELAAARAPEFESIFIDDLPELEPIYGVRVPVFKDIHTGAEIGWPFDAASVRDWLSNLPGITP, translated from the coding sequence ATCTTGTACCAACGCGACTACTGTCACCTATGTGATTTGGCCTTGGCCGAGCTTGCCGCGGCGCGTGCCCCTGAGTTCGAGTCGATCTTCATTGATGACCTGCCCGAGCTCGAACCGATTTACGGTGTTCGGGTGCCGGTTTTCAAAGACATCCACACGGGGGCGGAGATCGGCTGGCCGTTTGATGCGGCCAGCGTGCGCGATTGGCTGTCGAACCTGCCGGGCATCACCCCTTGA
- a CDS encoding cytochrome b: MTTKNTVDSWGSVSRFFHWLIVVLILFQGTTGLLRHELPDGIMNWHKSFGITILLLAIARVIWRIYAGAPKPVEGTSRAQALAASFMHGLLYLLIFIMPITGWIVSDSGKRPLNWFGIPMPDLVALNETTHKTFEYWHEQMFWVLVVVASAHMLAALYHHMFVRDRTLTRMLKG; the protein is encoded by the coding sequence ATGACTACGAAGAACACTGTTGACAGCTGGGGCAGCGTGAGCCGCTTCTTCCATTGGCTCATCGTTGTGTTGATCTTGTTTCAGGGCACGACGGGTTTGCTTCGGCACGAATTGCCGGACGGCATCATGAATTGGCACAAGTCCTTTGGTATCACGATTTTGCTGCTTGCGATTGCACGCGTGATTTGGCGCATCTATGCGGGCGCACCTAAACCGGTCGAAGGCACTTCGCGTGCTCAGGCGTTGGCAGCATCCTTCATGCACGGCCTGTTGTATCTGCTTATTTTCATCATGCCGATCACCGGTTGGATTGTGTCGGATTCGGGCAAGCGCCCCTTGAACTGGTTTGGCATTCCCATGCCTGATCTGGTCGCACTCAATGAAACAACGCACAAGACGTTCGAGTATTGGCACGAACAAATGTTTTGGGTGTTAGTGGTCGTTGCCTCGGCGCACATGCTTGCGGCGCTGTATCACCACATGTTTGTGCGTGACCGCACGCTGACACGCATGCTCAAGGGGTGA